From one Burkholderia pyrrocinia genomic stretch:
- the nirD gene encoding nitrite reductase small subunit NirD: MNDRLPLSWTRVCPLDDIVPNTGVCALVNGEQVAVFHVAHADGGVFAIDNVDPVSQAAVMSRGLIGSLGERVVVASPLYKQHFDLRTGECLEAPEQSVSAYPSRVEDGFVWIAA, translated from the coding sequence ATGAACGATCGCCTTCCGCTGTCCTGGACCCGCGTGTGCCCGCTCGACGACATCGTGCCGAACACCGGCGTGTGCGCGCTCGTCAACGGCGAGCAGGTCGCGGTATTTCACGTCGCGCATGCCGACGGCGGCGTGTTCGCGATCGACAACGTCGATCCCGTATCGCAGGCGGCCGTGATGTCGCGCGGGCTGATCGGCAGCCTCGGCGAGCGCGTCGTCGTCGCGTCGCCGCTGTACAAGCAGCATTTCGACCTGCGTACCGGCGAATGCCTCGAAGCGCCCGAGCAGTCGGTGAGCGCGTATCCGTCGCGGGTCGAGGACGGCTTCGTGTGGATCGCGGCCTGA
- a CDS encoding MFS transporter yields the protein MTDKATRIDLFSLRTAPMRAFHLTWMAFFVCFFAWFACAPLMPLIAREFHLTAAQVANINIAAVAATIAVRLLVGPLCDRFGPRRVYAALLLFGAIPVFAVSFTHDYLSFLICRLGIGAIGAGFVITQYHTSVMFAPNVVGTANATTAGWGNAGAGATQALMPLLVAAGLMLGFGEDSSWRVALVVPGVAMLVMAWAYWRFTQDCPQGDFVALRKEGVTVDSGKKGGWASFVAACGNYRVWMLFVTYGACFGVEVFIHNIAALYYVDHFSLSLKDAGLAAGMFGLLALFARALGGWLSDKIAARRSLDVRAALLCALIVGEGLGLIWFSHAQSVGIALVAMLTFGLFTHMACGATYALVPFIDRKALGGVAGIVGAGGNVGAVAAAFLLKGVGDVQHTLSLLGLAVTATALCAMAVRFSDEHKAREAELRDRALAAAANAAN from the coding sequence ATGACCGACAAAGCTACCCGTATCGATCTCTTCAGCCTCCGCACCGCGCCGATGCGCGCGTTCCACCTGACGTGGATGGCGTTTTTCGTGTGCTTCTTCGCGTGGTTCGCATGCGCGCCGCTGATGCCGCTCATCGCACGCGAATTTCATCTGACGGCGGCACAGGTCGCCAACATCAACATCGCCGCGGTGGCCGCGACGATCGCCGTGCGGCTGCTCGTCGGCCCCTTGTGCGACCGCTTCGGCCCGCGCCGCGTGTATGCCGCCCTGCTGCTGTTCGGCGCGATCCCCGTGTTCGCCGTGTCGTTCACGCACGACTACCTGTCGTTCCTGATCTGCCGGCTCGGTATCGGCGCGATCGGCGCGGGCTTCGTGATCACGCAGTACCACACGTCGGTGATGTTCGCGCCGAACGTGGTCGGCACCGCGAATGCGACGACGGCCGGCTGGGGCAATGCGGGCGCGGGCGCCACGCAGGCGCTGATGCCGCTGCTCGTCGCCGCCGGCCTGATGCTCGGCTTCGGCGAAGATTCGTCGTGGCGCGTCGCGCTGGTCGTGCCGGGCGTCGCGATGCTCGTGATGGCGTGGGCGTACTGGCGCTTCACGCAGGATTGCCCGCAAGGCGACTTCGTCGCGCTGCGCAAGGAAGGCGTGACGGTCGACAGCGGCAAGAAAGGCGGCTGGGCGAGCTTCGTCGCCGCATGCGGCAACTATCGCGTGTGGATGCTGTTCGTCACGTACGGCGCGTGCTTCGGCGTCGAGGTGTTCATCCACAACATCGCCGCGCTGTACTACGTCGATCACTTTAGCCTGTCGCTGAAGGATGCCGGCCTCGCGGCCGGCATGTTCGGGCTGCTCGCGCTGTTCGCCCGCGCGCTCGGCGGCTGGCTGTCCGACAAGATCGCCGCGCGCCGCAGCCTCGACGTGCGTGCTGCGCTGCTGTGCGCGCTGATCGTCGGCGAAGGGCTCGGGCTGATCTGGTTCTCGCATGCGCAAAGCGTCGGCATCGCGCTCGTCGCGATGCTGACCTTCGGCCTGTTCACGCACATGGCCTGCGGCGCGACCTACGCGCTGGTGCCGTTCATCGACCGCAAGGCGCTCGGCGGCGTCGCGGGGATCGTCGGCGCAGGCGGCAACGTCGGCGCGGTCGCCGCGGCCTTCCTGCTGAAGGGTGTCGGCGACGTGCAGCACACGCTGAGCCTGCTCGGCCTCGCCGTCACGGCGACCGCGCTGTGCGCGATGGCCGTGCGCTTCAGCGACGAACACAAGGCTCGCGAGGCCGAGCTGCGCGACCGCGCGCTGGCCGCCGCCGCGAACGCCGCCAACTGA
- the nirB gene encoding nitrite reductase large subunit NirB, with product MKLIVIGHGMVGHKLLECVAAEAGASAALQVTVLGEEPRPAYDRVHLSEFFAGKSADDLSLVEPGFFERHPQIDLRLNARVASIDRAAHTVTLASGETLAYDKLVLATGSRPFVPPMPGHDRAGCFVYRTIEDLEAMQACGTHAKRGVVVGGGLLGLECAKALRDMGLDTHVVEFAPRLMAVQVDDGGGRMLRAKIEALGVTVHTGKNTLEIVDGEEGTHRMAFADGTHLDADMIVFSAGIRARDELARACGLDIGPRGGVAIDDACRTSDADIYAIGECAAWNGMVYGLVAPGYDMARVVAKQLGGDTNEAVAFAGADMSTKLKLMGVDVASIGDAHGTTAGSRTYQYADERRQVYKKLVVSDCGKFLHGAVMVGDAAEYGTLLQMMLNRIELPESPEFLILPSSDGVAKPAIGVDALPDGAQICSCNNVSKSQICTAVADGATSLGALKSCTGAGTSCGGCVPLVTQIMKAEMKKQGLAVNNHLCEHFPHSRQELFHLIRVERITTFDELLAKHGHGLGCDVCKPAVAGILASCFNEFVLKKEHAGLQDSNDYYLANIQRDGTYSVVPRMPGGEVTPEGLIAVGQVAQKYGLYTKITGGQRVDLFGARVEQLPSIWEELIAAGFESGHAYGKALRTVKSCVGSTWCRYGVDDSVGLAIDFENRYKGLRAPHKIKFGVSGCTRECAEAQGKDVGIIATEKGWNLYVCGNGGMKPRHAELLASDLDRDTLVRYIDRFLMFYVRTADRLQRTSVWRDNLEGGLDYLIDVVVHDKLGLAAELEADMQHVVDTYECEWKKAVTDPETRKRFRHFVNSDAPDANIEFVETRGQIRPATPDERVRGKPVTIPVVVEGATQAVTESATV from the coding sequence ATGAAACTCATCGTCATCGGTCACGGGATGGTCGGCCACAAGCTGCTCGAATGCGTCGCGGCGGAAGCGGGCGCGTCGGCGGCGCTGCAGGTCACCGTGCTCGGCGAGGAACCGCGTCCGGCCTACGATCGCGTGCACCTGTCCGAATTCTTCGCGGGCAAGTCGGCGGACGACCTGTCGCTCGTCGAACCCGGTTTCTTCGAGCGTCATCCGCAAATCGACCTGCGCCTGAACGCGCGCGTCGCATCGATCGACCGCGCCGCGCATACGGTCACGCTCGCGTCGGGCGAAACGCTCGCGTACGACAAGCTGGTGCTCGCGACGGGCTCGCGCCCGTTCGTGCCGCCGATGCCGGGGCACGATCGCGCCGGCTGCTTCGTGTACCGGACGATCGAGGATCTCGAAGCGATGCAGGCGTGCGGCACGCACGCGAAGCGCGGCGTCGTGGTCGGCGGCGGGCTGCTCGGCCTCGAATGCGCGAAGGCGCTGCGCGACATGGGGCTCGACACGCACGTCGTCGAATTCGCGCCGCGCCTGATGGCCGTGCAGGTCGACGACGGCGGCGGCCGGATGCTGCGCGCGAAGATCGAGGCGCTCGGCGTGACCGTGCATACGGGCAAGAACACGCTCGAGATCGTCGACGGCGAAGAGGGCACGCACCGGATGGCGTTCGCTGACGGCACGCATCTCGATGCCGACATGATCGTGTTCTCGGCCGGCATCCGCGCACGCGATGAACTGGCGCGTGCATGCGGGCTCGACATCGGCCCGCGCGGCGGCGTCGCGATCGACGACGCATGCCGCACGAGCGATGCCGACATCTATGCGATCGGCGAATGCGCGGCATGGAACGGCATGGTGTACGGCCTCGTCGCACCCGGCTACGACATGGCGCGCGTGGTCGCGAAGCAGCTCGGCGGCGACACGAACGAGGCGGTCGCGTTCGCCGGTGCCGACATGAGCACGAAGCTGAAGCTGATGGGCGTCGACGTCGCGAGCATCGGCGACGCGCACGGCACGACGGCCGGCAGCCGCACCTACCAGTACGCGGACGAACGCCGCCAGGTCTACAAGAAGCTCGTGGTGTCCGACTGCGGCAAATTCCTGCACGGCGCGGTGATGGTCGGCGACGCAGCCGAATACGGCACGCTGCTGCAGATGATGCTGAACCGCATCGAGTTGCCCGAGTCGCCCGAATTCCTGATCCTGCCGTCGTCGGACGGTGTCGCGAAGCCGGCGATCGGCGTCGACGCGCTGCCGGACGGCGCACAGATCTGCTCGTGCAACAACGTGTCGAAGTCGCAGATCTGCACGGCGGTCGCCGACGGTGCGACCAGCCTCGGCGCGCTGAAATCGTGCACGGGCGCCGGCACGTCGTGCGGCGGCTGCGTGCCGCTCGTCACGCAGATCATGAAGGCCGAGATGAAGAAGCAGGGCCTCGCGGTCAACAACCATCTGTGCGAGCACTTCCCGCATTCGCGCCAGGAGCTGTTCCACCTGATCCGCGTCGAGCGCATCACGACGTTCGACGAACTGCTCGCGAAGCACGGCCACGGTCTCGGCTGCGACGTGTGCAAGCCGGCCGTCGCGGGCATCCTCGCATCGTGCTTCAACGAGTTCGTGCTGAAGAAGGAGCATGCGGGGCTGCAGGATTCGAACGACTACTACCTCGCGAACATCCAGCGCGACGGCACATACTCGGTCGTGCCGCGCATGCCGGGCGGCGAGGTCACGCCGGAAGGCCTGATCGCGGTCGGCCAGGTCGCGCAGAAGTACGGGCTCTACACGAAGATCACCGGCGGCCAGCGTGTCGACCTGTTCGGCGCGCGCGTCGAGCAGCTGCCGTCGATCTGGGAGGAACTGATCGCGGCCGGCTTCGAATCGGGGCATGCGTACGGCAAGGCGCTGCGTACCGTGAAGTCGTGCGTCGGCTCGACGTGGTGCCGCTACGGCGTCGACGATTCGGTCGGTCTCGCGATCGACTTCGAGAACCGCTACAAGGGCTTGCGCGCGCCGCACAAGATCAAGTTCGGCGTGTCGGGCTGCACGCGCGAGTGCGCGGAAGCGCAGGGCAAGGACGTCGGGATCATCGCGACCGAGAAGGGCTGGAACCTGTACGTGTGCGGCAACGGCGGGATGAAGCCGCGCCACGCGGAACTGCTCGCGTCCGACCTCGATCGCGACACGCTGGTCCGCTACATCGACCGCTTCCTGATGTTCTATGTGCGCACGGCCGACCGCCTGCAACGCACGAGCGTATGGCGCGACAACCTCGAAGGCGGCCTCGACTACCTGATCGACGTCGTGGTGCACGACAAGCTCGGGCTCGCGGCCGAACTCGAAGCCGACATGCAGCACGTGGTCGACACCTACGAGTGCGAATGGAAGAAGGCCGTCACCGATCCCGAGACGCGCAAGCGCTTCCGCCACTTCGTGAACAGCGACGCGCCGGACGCGAACATCGAATTCGTCGAGACGCGCGGCCAGATTCGCCCCGCGACGCCCGACGAGCGCGTGCGCGGCAAGCCCGTGACGATTCCCGTCGTTGTCGAAGGCGCGACGCAGGCCGTGACCGAATCCGCAACCGTTTGA
- a CDS encoding uracil-DNA glycosylase family protein, translating to MPKRTRTPLDVLLTEIRACRACEAELPLGPRPVVRAHRNARILIVGQAPGARVHASGIPWDDASGKRLRGWLDVDADTFYDETRFAIVPMGFCYPGRGASGDNPPRPECAQLWIDRLVAELPSIRLTLLIGQYAQRHFLRDTRKATLTDTVHAWRDYGPNVLPLPHPSPRNQAWFKHHPWFDADVVPELRRRLAPLLDR from the coding sequence ATGCCGAAACGAACGCGCACGCCGCTCGACGTGCTGCTCACCGAAATCCGCGCGTGCCGTGCATGCGAAGCCGAGCTGCCGCTCGGCCCGCGGCCGGTCGTGCGCGCGCATCGCAACGCGCGGATCCTGATCGTCGGGCAAGCGCCGGGCGCGCGCGTCCATGCGAGCGGCATCCCGTGGGACGACGCGAGCGGCAAGCGGCTGCGCGGCTGGCTCGATGTCGATGCCGATACCTTCTACGACGAGACCCGCTTCGCGATCGTGCCGATGGGCTTCTGCTACCCGGGCCGCGGCGCGAGCGGCGACAACCCGCCGCGCCCCGAATGCGCGCAACTGTGGATCGACCGGCTGGTCGCCGAGTTGCCGTCGATCCGGCTGACGCTGCTGATCGGCCAGTATGCGCAGCGGCATTTCCTGCGCGACACGCGCAAGGCGACGCTGACCGACACCGTGCACGCATGGCGTGACTACGGCCCAAACGTGCTGCCGCTGCCGCATCCGTCGCCGCGCAACCAGGCGTGGTTCAAGCACCATCCGTGGTTCGACGCCGACGTGGTGCCCGAGCTGCGCCGCCGGTTGGCGCCGCTGCTCGACCGATGA
- a CDS encoding YkgJ family cysteine cluster protein, translating into MNDTATAPDIDFACTGCGGCCRDLRIPLTIGEAIAWLRRGGHVELLCDAMPWLVEPEPDNAFAAYKRARSTPALSGSLPVRITVVLTAAHAGPCPNLGDDLRCGIYDERPLVCRIYPAEINPFVPLTPGGKACPSDAWQQTPLIRGGTIVDADTRESIVRSRAASEAETPLRARLSAVLGIDTAAVANEGFVIHAPPALLAALTDLLATPMVAADDAIAWTLVSNRTATTDALASVDATSRLAGSMAGPHARYLGFHPDA; encoded by the coding sequence ATGAACGATACCGCCACCGCACCCGACATCGACTTCGCCTGCACCGGCTGCGGCGGATGCTGCCGCGACCTGCGCATTCCACTGACGATCGGCGAGGCGATCGCGTGGCTGCGGCGCGGCGGTCACGTGGAGCTGCTGTGCGACGCGATGCCATGGCTCGTCGAACCCGAGCCCGACAACGCGTTCGCCGCATACAAGCGCGCCCGTTCGACACCCGCGCTCAGCGGCTCGCTGCCCGTGCGCATCACGGTGGTGCTCACCGCCGCCCATGCAGGGCCCTGCCCGAACCTGGGCGACGACCTGCGCTGCGGGATCTACGACGAACGCCCGCTCGTGTGCCGGATCTACCCGGCCGAGATCAATCCGTTCGTGCCGCTGACGCCCGGCGGCAAGGCATGCCCGTCCGACGCGTGGCAGCAGACGCCGCTCATCCGCGGCGGCACGATCGTCGACGCGGACACGCGCGAGAGCATCGTGCGCTCGCGAGCGGCGAGCGAAGCCGAGACGCCGCTGCGCGCACGGCTGAGCGCGGTGCTGGGAATCGACACGGCGGCCGTGGCCAATGAAGGGTTCGTGATTCATGCGCCGCCCGCGCTGCTCGCCGCGCTGACGGATCTGCTCGCGACGCCGATGGTGGCCGCCGATGACGCCATCGCATGGACGCTGGTGTCGAACCGCACGGCGACGACGGATGCGCTCGCGTCGGTCGACGCGACGAGCCGGCTTGCCGGTAGCATGGCGGGCCCGCACGCCCGCTATCTCGGCTTCCATCCGGACGCCTGA
- a CDS encoding CmpA/NrtA family ABC transporter substrate-binding protein: protein MNTSPPAAPERAHLRLGFVALSDAAPLIVAQHLNLGAPHGLTLELNRQPSWAAVRDKLLSGELDAAHALYGLVCGLQLGIGGPQADMAALMVLNRNGQAITFSRGLADACRGNGDVRAALATLGRKPLLAQTFPTGTHAMWLNHWLASHGVDPLRDVRSVVIPPPEMVAALASGELDGFCAGEPWHAVAEACGAGRTVAVTSEIWPDHPEKVLAARRDFVSLYPATARALIRTLVDACAWLDSAAHRREAADWLASPDALGVPARLIAPRLLGDYGAGPFAEPPLPIRFHDAGAVNRPDPLDGRWFLAQYRRWGMLDGPLDDAGIAAAIAQTALYDAAVAEGGAAGPSQA, encoded by the coding sequence ATGAACACTTCCCCTCCCGCCGCGCCGGAACGCGCGCATCTTCGCCTCGGGTTCGTCGCGCTGAGCGACGCCGCTCCGCTGATCGTCGCGCAGCACCTGAACCTCGGCGCGCCGCACGGCCTGACGCTCGAACTGAACCGCCAGCCGTCGTGGGCCGCCGTGCGCGACAAGCTGCTGAGCGGCGAGCTCGATGCCGCGCACGCGCTGTACGGGCTCGTCTGCGGGCTGCAGCTCGGCATCGGCGGCCCGCAGGCCGACATGGCCGCGCTGATGGTGCTGAACCGCAACGGCCAGGCGATCACGTTTTCGCGCGGCCTCGCCGACGCCTGTCGCGGAAACGGCGACGTGCGCGCGGCGCTCGCGACGCTCGGCCGCAAGCCGCTGCTCGCGCAGACGTTCCCGACCGGCACGCATGCGATGTGGCTGAACCACTGGCTCGCGTCGCACGGCGTCGATCCGCTGCGCGACGTGCGCAGCGTCGTGATCCCGCCGCCCGAGATGGTTGCCGCGCTGGCGAGCGGCGAACTCGACGGCTTCTGCGCGGGCGAACCGTGGCATGCGGTGGCCGAGGCCTGCGGCGCGGGCCGGACCGTCGCGGTCACGAGCGAGATCTGGCCCGATCATCCGGAGAAGGTGCTCGCGGCCCGGCGCGACTTCGTCTCGTTGTATCCGGCCACCGCACGCGCGCTGATCCGCACGCTCGTCGATGCATGCGCGTGGCTCGACAGCGCCGCGCACCGCCGCGAGGCGGCCGACTGGCTTGCGTCGCCCGACGCGCTCGGCGTGCCGGCCCGGCTGATCGCGCCGCGCCTGCTCGGCGACTACGGCGCGGGGCCGTTCGCCGAGCCGCCGCTGCCGATCCGCTTCCACGACGCCGGCGCGGTGAACCGGCCCGATCCGCTCGACGGCCGGTGGTTCCTGGCCCAATACCGGCGCTGGGGCATGCTCGACGGCCCGCTCGACGACGCGGGGATCGCCGCGGCGATCGCGCAAACCGCGTTGTATGATGCTGCGGTCGCCGAAGGCGGCGCGGCGGGCCCGTCGCAGGCGTGA
- a CDS encoding ANTAR domain-containing response regulator — translation MSSSALSARLRVLLVTDTDKPIGELGDALARLGYEMLNDVATPARLPAAVEEQRPDVVIIDTDSPSRDTLEQLAVMNATAPRPVLMFSHDGDQALIRAAVGAGVSAYLVEGLSAERLAPILEVALARFSHDDALRRRLADVERELAERKLIDRAKRVLMDQRRLSEHDAYAALRKRAMDQGLRIVDVARQLLDASPQ, via the coding sequence ATGAGTTCGTCCGCCCTGTCCGCCCGCCTGCGCGTGCTGCTCGTCACCGACACCGACAAGCCGATCGGCGAACTCGGCGACGCGCTCGCGCGCCTCGGCTACGAAATGCTGAACGACGTCGCGACGCCCGCGCGCCTGCCGGCGGCCGTCGAGGAGCAACGCCCCGACGTCGTGATCATCGATACCGATTCGCCGTCGCGCGACACGCTCGAGCAGCTCGCGGTCATGAACGCGACCGCGCCGCGCCCCGTGCTGATGTTCAGCCACGACGGCGACCAGGCGCTGATCCGCGCGGCGGTCGGCGCGGGCGTCAGCGCCTATCTCGTCGAGGGGTTGTCGGCCGAGCGACTCGCGCCGATTCTCGAAGTCGCGCTCGCGCGCTTCTCGCACGACGATGCGCTGCGCCGCCGGCTCGCCGACGTCGAGCGCGAACTCGCGGAGCGCAAGCTGATCGATCGCGCGAAACGCGTGCTGATGGACCAACGCAGGCTGTCCGAGCACGATGCGTATGCAGCGCTGCGCAAGCGCGCGATGGATCAGGGCCTGCGCATCGTCGACGTCGCGCGGCAACTGCTCGACGCGTCACCTCAATGA
- a CDS encoding DUF4303 domain-containing protein, with amino-acid sequence MTDFSDFQREIADAARATFNALRALHPDEHFYAFALYTDSGAMTVVPAANSLEGLSRVRAQQAVADDDPDPWYAWGFSEWAYAAAEASPFNAICGKLADEVLSPQFVRSRFAEFSRQLHADMIEALRLLDRDGLFGTGDARAAITLFVSISDDDAAEALENESAKALNPPAVVDKFLRRYD; translated from the coding sequence ATGACCGACTTTTCCGATTTCCAGCGGGAAATTGCCGACGCCGCGCGGGCGACGTTCAACGCGCTGCGGGCGTTGCACCCGGACGAGCATTTCTACGCGTTCGCGCTATATACGGATAGCGGCGCGATGACGGTGGTGCCGGCGGCCAATTCGCTCGAAGGGCTGAGCCGGGTCCGCGCGCAACAGGCGGTCGCGGACGACGATCCGGATCCGTGGTACGCGTGGGGCTTTTCCGAATGGGCGTACGCGGCGGCGGAAGCGTCGCCGTTCAACGCGATCTGCGGCAAGCTGGCCGACGAAGTGCTGAGCCCGCAGTTCGTCCGGTCGAGGTTCGCGGAATTTTCCCGGCAGCTTCACGCCGACATGATCGAGGCGTTGCGGCTGCTCGATCGCGACGGCCTGTTCGGCACGGGCGACGCAAGGGCGGCCATCACGCTGTTCGTGTCGATCAGCGACGACGACGCGGCCGAGGCGCTGGAAAACGAATCGGCGAAAGCGCTGAATCCGCCGGCCGTCGTCGACAAATTCCTGCGCCGGTACGACTGA
- the cobA gene encoding uroporphyrinogen-III C-methyltransferase, which yields MTTGKVTLLGAGPGDPDLLTLKAVKALAAADVLLLDDLVAPGIVELAPQARVIRVGKRGGCRSTPQAFIERLMRRYAQRGAHVVRVKGGDALLFGRAGEELATLRAAAIPVEIVNGISSGFAAAASLGISLTHREHCQGVTFVTAHRQDHGEPDWSRLAATGTTLAIYMGMSRVDSIAAGLLAALPASTPAAAVQWAGTPDERRWTGTLGTLARGIDEARLGSPAVILVGGAIGEAAVQHDDAAHDAALVRAA from the coding sequence ATGACGACTGGCAAAGTCACGCTGCTGGGCGCCGGCCCCGGCGATCCCGATCTCCTTACGCTGAAGGCCGTGAAGGCGCTGGCCGCCGCCGACGTGCTGCTGCTCGACGATCTCGTCGCGCCCGGCATCGTCGAACTCGCGCCGCAGGCGCGTGTGATCCGCGTCGGCAAGCGCGGCGGCTGCCGCTCCACGCCGCAGGCGTTCATCGAGCGGCTGATGCGCCGCTACGCGCAGCGCGGCGCGCACGTGGTACGCGTGAAAGGCGGCGACGCACTGCTGTTCGGGCGCGCCGGCGAAGAACTCGCGACGCTGCGCGCCGCCGCGATTCCCGTGGAGATCGTCAACGGCATCTCGTCGGGATTCGCGGCCGCCGCGAGCCTCGGCATCTCGCTCACGCACCGCGAGCACTGCCAGGGCGTCACGTTCGTCACCGCGCACCGGCAGGACCACGGCGAACCCGACTGGTCGCGACTCGCGGCAACCGGCACCACGCTCGCGATCTATATGGGGATGAGCCGCGTCGACAGCATTGCGGCGGGCCTGCTCGCCGCGCTGCCGGCGTCGACGCCGGCAGCGGCCGTGCAATGGGCCGGCACGCCCGACGAGCGCCGCTGGACCGGCACGCTCGGCACGCTCGCGCGCGGCATCGACGAAGCGCGGCTCGGCAGCCCGGCCGTGATCCTCGTCGGCGGCGCGATCGGCGAAGCGGCCGTGCAGCATGACGATGCCGCGCACGACGCGGCGCTGGTCCGGGCCGCATAA
- a CDS encoding helix-turn-helix transcriptional regulator, with product MPSTAPPRLYGMPERSDRLDFYIRDQASRQAITEPHRHAYFQIQFNLGGDTEQRIGGVTRPFPRGALAFVLPHREHLIPHPEGAHFIVINFSQAFLRADLDVDPLDLEDVPAHRFPELTPFRFQEHLDFILTGDTYDEARRLALCMLDTDRVRTFGSTTLLRGYLLQLIGLVCTQYAGALDKLAQRGAQRAGRRDALARVLRHVRANLTREDLTLAATAEAAFLSPNYLAHLVRKETGSTFTDLVTERRIALAQSLLAHTSRRIADIARSVGFRDEGYFARRFRARVGVSPKAYRDANAALPDGDDASATADA from the coding sequence ATGCCCTCCACCGCCCCGCCGCGCCTGTACGGGATGCCCGAACGCAGCGACCGGCTCGATTTCTACATCCGCGACCAGGCGTCGCGCCAGGCGATCACCGAGCCGCACCGGCACGCGTATTTCCAGATCCAGTTCAACCTCGGCGGCGACACCGAGCAGCGGATCGGCGGCGTCACGCGGCCGTTTCCGCGCGGCGCGCTCGCGTTCGTGCTGCCGCACCGCGAGCACCTGATCCCGCATCCGGAAGGCGCGCACTTCATCGTGATCAACTTCAGCCAGGCGTTCCTGCGCGCCGATCTCGACGTCGATCCGCTCGACCTCGAGGACGTGCCCGCGCACCGCTTTCCCGAACTCACGCCGTTCCGCTTCCAGGAGCATCTCGACTTCATCCTGACCGGCGACACGTACGACGAAGCGCGCCGCCTCGCGCTGTGCATGCTCGACACCGATCGCGTGCGCACCTTCGGCTCGACCACGCTGCTGCGCGGCTACCTGCTGCAACTGATCGGGCTCGTCTGCACGCAGTACGCGGGCGCGCTCGACAAGCTCGCGCAGCGCGGCGCCCAGCGCGCGGGCCGGCGCGACGCGCTCGCGCGCGTGCTGCGCCACGTGCGCGCGAACCTGACCCGCGAGGACCTGACGCTCGCCGCGACCGCCGAGGCCGCGTTCCTGTCGCCGAACTACCTCGCGCACCTGGTCCGCAAGGAAACCGGCAGCACGTTCACCGATCTCGTGACCGAGCGCCGGATCGCGCTCGCGCAATCGCTGCTGGCCCACACGAGCCGGCGCATCGCGGACATCGCGCGCTCGGTCGGCTTTCGCGACGAAGGGTATTTCGCGCGACGCTTCCGCGCGCGGGTCGGCGTGTCGCCGAAGGCGTACCGCGACGCGAACGCCGCGTTACCGGACGGCGACGACGCATCCGCAACCGCCGACGCGTAG
- a CDS encoding fumarylacetoacetate hydrolase family protein — protein MSAYVIDAAERPSVEVEQSSARFPVRRVFCVGRNYADHAREMGADPDREPPFFFTKPADAIVPASGTVPYPPLTSDLHHEIELVVAIGKSGRSIDPADALSHVWGYGVGVDLTRRDLQAEAKKLSRPWDWAKGFDASGPVTALRAATATGHPAAGRIWLAVNGETRQQGDLADMIWAVPDVIAYVSRSVELKAGDLIFTGTPAGVGALQPGDRVTGGVDGVATFEFVVGAKP, from the coding sequence ATGTCCGCTTATGTCATCGACGCTGCCGAGCGTCCTTCCGTCGAAGTCGAACAGTCGTCCGCGCGCTTTCCGGTGCGCCGCGTATTCTGCGTCGGCCGCAACTACGCCGACCACGCCCGCGAAATGGGCGCCGATCCCGACCGCGAACCGCCGTTCTTCTTCACGAAGCCGGCCGACGCGATCGTCCCGGCAAGCGGCACTGTCCCGTATCCGCCGCTGACGAGCGATCTCCATCACGAAATCGAACTGGTCGTCGCGATCGGCAAGAGCGGCCGGTCGATCGACCCGGCCGACGCGCTGTCGCACGTGTGGGGCTACGGCGTCGGCGTCGACCTCACGCGCCGCGACCTGCAGGCCGAAGCGAAGAAGCTGAGCCGTCCGTGGGACTGGGCGAAGGGTTTCGACGCGTCGGGCCCCGTGACCGCGCTGCGCGCGGCGACGGCCACCGGCCACCCGGCAGCCGGCCGCATCTGGCTCGCGGTCAACGGCGAAACGCGCCAGCAAGGCGATCTGGCCGACATGATCTGGGCCGTGCCCGACGTCATCGCCTACGTGTCGCGCTCGGTCGAGCTGAAGGCCGGCGACCTGATCTTCACCGGCACGCCGGCCGGCGTCGGCGCGCTGCAGCCGGGCGACCGCGTGACGGGCGGCGTCGACGGCGTCGCGACGTTCGAGTTCGTCGTGGGCGCGAAGCCGTAA